The genomic DNA CATCGACCGTTCACCGAAGTCCTCGTTCGCGCGCGTGATCAGCACGCCGTGTGGACGACAGGCGTCGACGAGCTCCCGCGCGAAGCCGACATCGGTCACGACGATCGGCAAACCGTGTGCGACTGCCTCCACTGCTGCGATCGGTCCACCCTCTGAAAAGGAGTCCAGCGCGAAGACGTCGGAGCCCTGAAAGAGAGCCGTGGAATCGGAGTCTCCCAAAAAATGGACGCGGTCGCCGTTCGCGTGCCTTCTGCGGATGATGTCCGCGCGACGTATCTCGAGCCAGCTGTTCGGGGCCCCTGCCACGACGAGGTGCAATCGAGGGTCCTGTTCCGCGGCCAGCAGGAATGCATCCACAAGACCGGCCGGGTTCTTCTGATCGCTGAACCGCTGGAGACCAAGAACGACGATATCTCCGTCTTCGAAGACAGTGCCCAGCGCCCGCCCCACAGCCGCACGTGCAGCCGCACGCTGGGGCCCATCGAGCGTACCGACCGGAGGTACGCCGTTCTCTACGACGTGCGGCGTCGTGCCGGTTTTCTGCTCGAAGTAGTCGCGTACCGACTCGCTGACAGCGATACTCGACGGCGCATCGCGCAACAGCGCTCCCACGTGGTCCCAGACGTCGCCGGTGAGATACGACTCCATCGCGTGAAGCACGGGCACAGTGCGCGACCACCACGGACCCAGCGTCTCGATCAGAGTCGGATCGAGACGGTGCAGCTGGATGACATCCGGCTGGCGGAGCGCGATATGGCTGCCCACTTGATCGTGTGGCAGAAGGGACACATGCACGCCGGTCTCCCGAAGCCGCCTCTCCGCGGCACCGCCCGTCGAGCAGACGACTTCGACGTCGAATCCGATCGAC from Microbacterium profundi includes the following:
- a CDS encoding glycosyltransferase, with protein sequence MALRWLTMLTDVIPAKYRFGHWNRLLAVLAFGDRLPVVGPVAVAPAVVDAVKPDFVGARLSCMILAGDLDTGGVETVVAALAPGLSSIGFDVEVVCSTGGAAERRLRETGVHVSLLPHDQVGSHIALRQPDVIQLHRLDPTLIETLGPWWSRTVPVLHAMESYLTGDVWDHVGALLRDAPSSIAVSESVRDYFEQKTGTTPHVVENGVPPVGTLDGPQRAAARAAVGRALGTVFEDGDIVVLGLQRFSDQKNPAGLVDAFLLAAEQDPRLHLVVAGAPNSWLEIRRADIIRRRHANGDRVHFLGDSDSTALFQGSDVFALDSFSEGGPIAAVEAVAHGLPIVVTDVGFARELVDACRPHGVLITRANEDFGERSMARQRRKLRQSNRQAFADGILQITRAADAPRHPQLPERFTESAMIHRHAEVLRSVSGWRQPPRRVIL